CCTGCTTGGGGGTGAGCGGGGCGACCACGGGCTTCTTGACAGGGTCCTCCTTGGGCTTCTGGGGCTGGTGAGAGTTCTGCCACCAAGAGGATTCAAAGGGGGGTCACACCCTTGCTGGCATCCCCAACCCAGATTCCTGTACCAGAAGACTCTAGTCTGTGGGGCTCTCTTACCAAAATGGAAAGCTGAAGAACTGGGGCAGGTTAGCATTCggatgtgtgagcaccggaaagtatttccctttcagcttagggaatagagccgctctgggaagagcacctgcctgcttgcatgcagaaggttcccagttccctccctggcagcatctccaagagcgggctgagagagactcccgcctgcaacctcagagaagccactgccagtctgggtagacaagactgagctagatagaccccgggtctgactcagtaggaggcagcttcctatgtcctttgaCTAGTAACTTGGATTTTTAACTCCCAAATGAAAGCTATAGCAGAATTGCATTCTGGGGCTTGGCAGAGCTTCAGTGGTGCCATATGACACCAAGAATTTGCTTTCCCCAGCTGGATTAATGGTTCATGCTAACAGTTCCCAGCAAGCACGTTGCCCTCCAACCAGCAGCCAGGCCACGAGATGCAGGAAATGGGCGTCACAAATGCCCCAGTGCCCTGCCTCCACCCTTGCGGCAAGCCCTCACCTTCAGGTGCTCCAGCATGGTCCGCTTCTGGGCAAAGAGAAGGGGGCAGTCTGGACACTTGAAGACACTGACCCTCTGGTTGAGCAGATGCTGGTCGAAGTGAGAGGAGAGCAGGGGCTTGTGGGTAAAGACCGTGTCACACATTGCACATTTGTAGATCATCCTGGGAGGGAACACACCAAGAGTGGCTTTAAGAACCAGGAGGGAAGTGAGGAGtggagcaggagaggggctgATGTGCCCTTCCACAGCCAAGTGGGAGGCCAAGAGGCTGGGCCAGAAGACTTCCGTGCTGCAAGAAGGTCTGCTTGCTTGAGGCTGGGAGGTCCACAGCCAGCTGGTGACCTGGTCAATTCCTGTGATGGTTTATTGCATGGTtgctcaaatttggccctcctgcagatgttggcctacaattcccataatccctggctattggccagtgtggctggggaatatgggagttgtagttcaaacacagctgggggggcctaagttgagcaggcctggttgtTACTTGCGATTTTGTTTCCTTGTTTTTGTTCTAAGAGTGAAAGCAAACTGTACAAACAGAAAGATAACTGGCACcttttacaacaaacaaacaggggtattgtggcagcaaattccagggGGAAAAAATGATGCGTTATGTGAAGAGGAGCTAAGAGCTTCCTTTGATCTGTCCAAAATCTCCTGTCAGCCAATTTCATTTAGCTCATGAGCCAGACCCACACGTTGTGGCCACCGGAACACTTCTTCCTCAGGGGACGAATGCTCACAGGGGTCTGCCCCCTGCCGCAAGAGACGGAAAATAGGTGATCGCACTGTTGTACTTACAACTTTCTGTGTGTGAATGCTCCTTTCTGCATCCCTACCCCAACAGTTAGGGTATCATTttagtcatttttgcacagaagaaaTGACTAGGGTAACCATGAACAAATTGCTGGACTCTCTTCATGGAGGACATTCAACCCctcagtggctgtagctggtgtctatcttatgtttcttttttagattgtgagccctctgaggacagggagccactttacaggtgaaactcggaaaattagaatatcgtgcaaaagtccattcatttcagtaatgcaaattaaaaggtgaaactgatatatgagacagacgcattacatgcaaagcgagataagtcaagccttaatttgttataattgtgatgatcatggcgtacagctcatgaaaaccccaaatccacaatctcagaaaattagaatattacatggaaccaagaagacaaggattgaagaatagaacaatatcagacctctgaaaagtataagcatgcatatgtattcagtacttggtttgggccccttttgcagcaattactgcctcaatgcggcgtggcatggatgctatcagcctgtggcactgatgaggtgttatggaagaccaggatgcttcattagcggccttcagctcttctgcattgttttgtctcatgtctctcatccttctcttggcaatgccccatagattctctatggggtcaggtcaggcgagtttgctggccaatcaagcacagtacactgtatacttttcagaggtccgatattgttctattcttcaatccttgtcttcttggttccatgtaataatctaattttctgagattgtggatttggggttttcatgagctgtacgccatgatcatcacaattataacaaattaaggcttgacttatctcgctttgcatgtaatgcgtctgtctcatatatcagtttcaccttttaatttgcattactgaaattaatggacttttgcacgatattctaattttccgagtttcacctgtatttatgtctatgtaaaccgctttgggaactttggttgaaaagcggtatacaaagaTTCTTCATATTCGTATTTGTTCCTGCCCACTTTCACTTCCATGCCTCTGACAACAGCGAGACCATCTTATAGTcgcttttgtgttttttaaacccCATGGCAAATTTGGCGGCTGCAGGCCTGAGAGTCAGGAAAATCAAAGCATGAGAATCTCTCGAAAGCTGGAAGGGTTGCCATGCCATCACCTCTTccccatctctaggggtgcaggCCTTATCCAGAGTCACCACAAGCATTTGCCCCCCAAGAGGGCACTGACCAGCTGGCTCACGTCATGCTACATCCTATTTTTTGAGAGAGGGAAAAAAGCACACACCCCTCCACTGACTCTACACCACTGTCCCCCTCTAAGGTGTGagcacgctcacatgtttttggatgtctgctcagttcattttagatcccgctcaggctgaatcaggaaggccccccctctgaatgcaggtgtgcacacactgccttgatactgccgctcagaacaaaactccttccgcacagaaatggggaaaaaattagagggaccactgctctaCACCGCGTGGCTGCACTCCTTACAGCCCCTTCCGGCAGCCAGAGCCACGCTCCGCCACgagaccgcccccgccccccacttacTTGGACTGCTGGTTGCTGAAGCCCGGGTGCTGGGTGTAGATGTGGGCGTGAGCACTGGGCGCCGACTTAAACGCCATGGGGCAGATGGGGCACTTGTGGAACACCTCGCAGTGGGACGTCTGGATGTGGGACTTGATGGAATTCACCCCTCCGAAGACAACCGAGCAGCTGGGGCACctgaggaagagaagggggagctCTGCGAACCGAGAAGGGGAGGTCAAGATGGCCGCCCAAATGGCGACTGCCCGGGGGCCGGCTCCAGAGTACCTGGAAGTGGGCTCTACGTGGGTGCAAATTTAAGTCATGAAACAAACACACCAGAACCCATAGCTAGGGGTACACCAGTTTCTCTGGGCAAGCCTTTGGCTCGGGGAAGGCAGTAGTCTCTgtaagagggatccccagatgatgttgcctacaactcccatcacccccagccaaaggccattgcatctgggggtgctgggagttgtaggcagcaacatcggggaatccctcttacagggaacactggtcagagaTGGGCTGGAAGGTACAGGACAGAGCCCAACGAAGGAGCTGGCGCAGGGGCTCTGCAGACATCATGgatggagaagccactgaggaAGTCACTCCAAACCCCTCGGAGGCAGAGCCCGGGCGAAAGCCAAATCAAGGCTGCTGGACGCAAGCATCTTCTGGGCAAGCTGCCAGCCGTGTGGCTCCGTTCTCTGGGCCGCCTTCCCAAGAGGACGATTCATCATGCCGATTCAGCAAGCAGCACTCACAGGGTTTCTAGAGGGGCCGGAAGCAAGATGCTTCGAGGGAGCCTGAGGGAAGAACTGCCTGGCCCTGCGAGGTTTACACTTCTTTGCCCCATAAAACAAGGAAGGGGAAAGTAGTGAGAGCCGCCAGCCTGGCAGTCCCAAAGCATGAGGAGAGTTCAGCCTCCTTCTATTTTGTCTCCTCGGCACTCACACACAGGAGAAGACAGACACACATGGCCGGGAATGGGTCCGCAGCAGAACAAGCACTCAaccgcccacccacccaaaacAAAAAAGGGGAAGAGCAACTTAAGACCACATTCAGTATCCTGTGCCCCTGCTGCTCTGCGTTTCACCATCtatccaaaaaagaaacacagattGCATAAAGCAACCAAGTCAGAGGCTTCCCAGAACGGACAGGTTTTTCATTGCCTGCGGAACACTGGCTCAGACTCCTGCGGCAAGGAGTTCCACAAGCTGAAACAAGATGCAGCCCCACAGACTCCTCTCATCCCTGTGTCTACCTGTAGCCAATCCTCCGAGAAAAATGCAGACACGCCTCCTTCAGGTGGGCCTCGAAGTTGGCCAAGAGGAAGTTGCCCCCGCACTCTGGGCAGACGTGGGGCGGGCGGTTTTTGTGCATGCGCTGATGGGCGGCAAAGCTGCAGCGGTTGGGCATGATCATGGGACAGGCGCTGCACACCTTTGGGGAACCAAAGAAAAgcactattaattaattattaattaattagagagagagagagagaaaaaatcaaCACAGTCTTAATATGCGTTTTGCCAACAGAGGCAAGCCATGGTTTGTGCTGGAAACCATATTCGGATTCTTCCCCAAACGTGCAGAAAGCTGGCTTCTCAGGGAGAACTTATTCTAGTCTTCTCCTCGACTGGCTCATTTTCTAGATACAGGAAGTTTATGAAAAGAAGAGCATTCCAGGATGCAAATTTCCTTACATCCACTACATTCCACTAAATTCCCACTACATTCTGAAGCGGCGCTggccatatagcaatagcaatagcacttacatttatataccgctctatagccggagctctctaagcggtttacaatgatttagcatattgcccccaacattctgggtactcattttaccgacctcggaaggatggaaggctgagtcaaccttgagcccctggtcaggatcgaatttgcaaccttctggttacagggtggcagttttaccactgtgccaccaggggctccctggTGGCACACATATAGAGGGctgtgccactgttttaaaaaCAGGGTACCTTGGCAAAGACCCcaccaaataattttttttaaaaataattttttaaaattggatttttattttcttttagcaTTTAAACTTTAATGTTAATACAGAACAAGTACAACCTGTTCTTCTTGTCTTAAACACAACCTGAttcaaaatgaaatctgaatttaatGCAAATATATAGGATATCCACACTAAGTTGCCCCGGACTAAGTCCCACCGGCTGGCATTCTCAGTGgtcctcttctgaagttcctCTAAAGGGCTTCTAAAcgtcaataggacttcctctagtaaactGAGTCAGCATGTcaaccactgaaatcaatgggatttaagttagtaCTAACTTGGCTGATGGATTTCAATGGTGCtaactaatctggatgctgcACGTACTGAATTTATGACCTTCTTACAAATGCAGGCAAGACTGCTTTTCTTTAGGAAGACCTGCAGGGAACAGACATGTCACTGTAAACTGCTGCTGGGCAAatgcagtttctttctttctttctttctttctatgatGGATGGCTTATATTACTTATACAGAAGAAATGTATCCCTTTCTTTACTTTTATGACGGCCTGATCCTGGGAGCCAGGAAGTCACCACAGGCATCAAGCACTGATCCAGCTGGATGTCTTATTCCTGTGTCTGGCTTTTTACTCCTGTGTAACAGCTGCAAAAACTGATCTCTGCCATCAGTCCACAGCCAGTACTCCACTTGGAAAAATATGTATGCCTCTTCCCATCAACTAACCAATTAGCACACAGTTTTATTTAGGAAGTATCTGTGAAATCTGCTTCCCCCGCCTCCACTGGAGATTTAAAGCATGGATTAAAAAAGCCGCCTTCTTTTCCCACACTGCtgcctgtaagagggattcccaaatgttgactacaactcccatcctgccCAGtgaaaggccactgcagctggggaggatgggagttgtagtggagaACAACTGGGAACCCCGTGACAAGGAACAGGGGTTCTTTGTCACCCTGAccattttggagaggagagctggttttgtggtagcgagcatgaattgtcccctttgctaagcagggtccatcttggtttgcatttggataggagcctacatgtgagccctgccaaatattccccttaggggatggggccgtaactcagtggaagagcaccggcatgcttgcacacagaaggttgcaggttccctccttggtatgtccaagttgggctgggagagactcctgcccgaaaccttggagagccgctgccagtcagtgtcgacagttctgagctagagtgaccaagggtctgactcagtacaaggctgcttcctgtgtccctaggAGGGCATTaccgtgcaggaggaggagggggcagccgCCTGCTGGAAGTGGGCGGTGAGCCCGGCTTTGTCTTTGCATTGCTCCTTGCATTCCAGGCACTGGCAGGAGTTGGTGGTGTTCTGCTCGGCGGTCCCGTTCAAGGGCAGGGCGGGCGGGTCCTGAGACGCTGCTCCGTTGGTGGCGGCGGCCACGGCCTCCTGCGCCACCCCAGCGGCAGTCACAGCCGCCACTTTGCCAGCGCCCAGGGCGGCCACCGAGACCAAGGGGGTGATGTCGGGCTGGCCGATCATCTGGTCCAGGGCAATGGGCCGCATGACCAGGTGGGAGCACTGCATGACCAGCCCCTTGTCCTTGTGTTCCCGGGCGTGCAGCAGGAGGCTGCACTTGTTGAAGAAGACCAGCCGCTTGGTGCAGTGGTTGCAGGTCACCTCGATGCGCATGCTGCGCCGGTCGTAGTGGCGGGCCAGGCTCTTCTCCAGGGCAAAGGCGTCGCCGCACTCCAGGCAGCGGTAGCCGAGCGGCGGGAGGCTCAGGCTGGAGTCGGCCGGGGGGATCAGGTTGGGCTTGTAGGTGGGCAGGAGGTTCTTGCTGTTCAGGATCTTGTTGAAGGCCTCCACCAGGCTGGACTGGCTGCGGGAGATGACCGTGCCAGCCAGGGTGGGCGACGACTTCTGGGGCTGCATCACCACCACCGTGGTGCCGTTGACCTTCTGGTTGGCCACGGTGGTGACCGTGGCTGGCTGGGCCAGGGTGCCGCCGGCCCCCGCCCTGGCATCGTTGGCTTTGGGGAGGGCCTGGGGCACCAAGCTGATGATGTTCTTGGCCACGGCTTTGCTGGGCAACACCACGGCCTTCTGCTGGGCCACGCTGGCCGCCATCAGCATGGCACTGCTGGCGTTCTGGATGGTGGAGACGGGCAGCACGGTCCCCTTGATTTTGGTGCCATCGCCCAGCTGCACACTGACCACTTTGGGCCCTTCGATGACCTTCAAGGGGCTGGGGGCCACCATTTTGGGGCTGGGGGGCTCCACCGTGCCCTCTTCTTTCTCGGCAGGGGTCGGGAGGGCAGTTTCTTTGGCAGAGTTGGCCTCTTGTGGGTTGTTCTCCGAGGACAGCTTGGCGGCTCCAGGCTCCGAGTCCGAAGAGACCCTCGTTACCGTCCTGGTGATGCTTCCCGACGAGGTTTTGATGGTCTTGATCCTTACCTTGAGGGGGCGCGAAGAATTGGATGATGGAGAACTGGCactctcatcctcctcctcctcctcctccccactagatgcctctgcaGGGCACTGCAGGGGTTTCTCAACGGGCTCTTCCTTCAGGTTTCCCCCTTCCAAATGTTTCGGGGAGGCCGAGACTCCGGGACTCCCTTCTGCTTTCAGAGAACCTTTGAAGAGCTGGTCCGGAGGGCTGGAGGGAGAGGGCTTGACTTCGGGGGCGGTGCTGGAGTTGCTCTCGAGGTTCGCACTGGTGTCCGACTCAGGCCAGGGTGTGATGGGGGAATTGTCTGTAGAATAGCAAACGGAACCCGACTTTGGGCGACCCAAGGGACTGGCCCCCCGACAGGGCACCTCACAGTCCGACTCTTGCTTGATGGTGAGgggggctgcagggggagggggaggcgggggaggcagtggcggcggaAGGCTTATTCCACTCGCTGAACACGTTTCGAATGATTGTGGAAACGCTGGAGGGAGCAGCCCAGCGCTCTCCCTGGCAGGTTCTTGGCAGTCCAAGGACGGGGCAGaagaaagggtggggggtggggagagggaaggcaCAGAAAGGGTCTTCTCTTTTGGTTTGCATTCTCGTGGCCGATCAATGAGGTTGGCCGCATGGTCCTCGTTTGGATCAGGGCTGAAGTGTGAGAAAAGTTCCAGGCTTTGGGCCTTCTCTTTGGGTGCCCAGCACTCCCCGTTGGCAGGGGCAGCCGCTTCCactgggcgggcaggcggggagTGGGGTGTCTCAGGAGCAGCAAAACCATTCTGCAGCAGGCGGGGGCCCACCCCATGGCCGTCTTTGACACGGCCGTCCACAGGGTCGAGCTGCTCAGGGCAGACTGTGTTCTTCACAATGACACTGACTGTGGTGATGTCGGCATGGGGCAGCACATGGTCAGGAACCACAGTCTCAACGGGGATGGGCTTGATGTGAGCCTCTGCCTCCTCATGGCCAGAGTGGATGGCCTCATTCGTGTCAATATCGGgaatatcaaaagctgccaagaggtcatCAAAATCTGGGGTCTTCATGTCACCCATGGTGAGGATTTCAGAAGGTTCtagaagaaggaaagaaggaaaacaaGACGGTTGAGACATCCTGGGTCAAGTCCTACCAAAGGAATAATTAATCTGCAGATCTGTTCAGTGCCTGGAGACTACTGCGAGGCCTACAGAATACAGCTCTAATAGCTAGCATTTTTGTATCTGGTTTTTACATAGGACTCCTTGTGATCTCCCATCCAGGCGACTGAGCAGGTCTATATGTGCTTCACTTTAGCATTCAGTAGTCCCAGAACACTCACTGGTCCTTTCTCCGAgctttctaaaaaaaagaaaagaaaaatgtgcaCGTATATATGCCATTATACCCTCACTAAGACAGGAATGACCATCTGCAAAGATCTAACCCTGTCCTGTGCTTACCCAGAACCATTGGGATGTTTTGACCTTTCCTGAAGTCATTCCCTTCAATAGTGTCTCTCTAGATCTATAGATAATATACagttattaaaatatatatttaaaatattttaataatatatacaaatacatatatttaacaacttgaaaaagggaagaaaataaGCTTACTTTGGATACCACAGCAAGACTTTCCAGTGATGCTCACTTCAAAAGCCATGGACCACTGGAAAAGGTCTTGCTATGGTAGCATCCAAAGAAAGCttattttcttccctttttcaagttgttaaatatatgtatttgtatatattattaaaatattttaaatatatattttaacaacTGTATATTATCTAACTATATCTAAACTGAAGGGAATGACTTCAGGAAAGGTCAGAACATCCCAATGGTTCTGGGTAATCCCATGGAAGAGGTTTCTTTGCTGGCGAGGGCAGAAGCACCTGAAGAAGGCCCAACTCTGATAACATTAATACGAATAAGCAGATACAGGCTTCTTAAAGGGTGGATTCCCCTGGCGCTCGCCTCGATTCGAACTGCGTCACATTAGCGGGATGATATCTTTGCGGTCAGAAGCTCGAAGCACACCCAAGAGGGCCTTGCTGAGAGCCCAGAAGTCAGGAGTCTGTGAAGCGTTTGCTAAACTGGACTGTTCACACACCAAGGTCGCttccacagaaaaattaaaatagcTCTTTGCCATCTGAGCTCTGGTGACAGAGATGCCAAGGGAAATTGTCTCTCAGATGAAGATGCGGGGGAGAGACACCTTTTTTGCTCCTCAGGTCCCATAACACATTTCTGCCAGGTTTTGCCCCAGCTAACTCTTCTCCAGTTTGAGTTATTTAAAGAGGCAGCTATTTTTGAAAGGGAAGTAGAAACATTTATTTCCTGTTcccttcctgacctgcacaaaaAGAGATTTCTGCAAGACATTTGCTTTTGAAGAAGAAcggggctgcagtgtgtgtgtgtgtccccaaatGCTAAACATTTCACTCGGCCGCATCTTTTCAAAGCAAAACCCACCGGCCATGGGCTTGGAAGGGGGCCCTGCCCGGCCCGGCCCCCTCAGGCCGCCACAGGGTGTGATGGGAGCGGATTAGCTTctgagggggagaagggaggggaagcaagAGGGAAAATTCCTAACAAAAGGCTGGGCCTCCTGTCCTTCCAGGCAAAGCGCATGTGGCTTCTTCCGAGCAGCTAGGCTGAAAGGGGACGGAGGCCAACAACTAGGCCCCGAGCAGGCCTGGATTTGGAAACGGCTTCCAATCGGCTTT
The Hemicordylus capensis ecotype Gifberg chromosome 14, rHemCap1.1.pri, whole genome shotgun sequence genome window above contains:
- the ZNF687 gene encoding zinc finger protein 687, whose product is MGDMKTPDFDDLLAAFDIPDIDTNEAIHSGHEEAEAHIKPIPVETVVPDHVLPHADITTVSVIVKNTVCPEQLDPVDGRVKDGHGVGPRLLQNGFAAPETPHSPPARPVEAAAPANGECWAPKEKAQSLELFSHFSPDPNEDHAANLIDRPRECKPKEKTLSVPSLSPPPTLSSAPSLDCQEPARESAGLLPPAFPQSFETCSASGISLPPPLPPPPPPPPAAPLTIKQESDCEVPCRGASPLGRPKSGSVCYSTDNSPITPWPESDTSANLESNSSTAPEVKPSPSSPPDQLFKGSLKAEGSPGVSASPKHLEGGNLKEEPVEKPLQCPAEASSGEEEEEEDESASSPSSNSSRPLKVRIKTIKTSSGSITRTVTRVSSDSEPGAAKLSSENNPQEANSAKETALPTPAEKEEGTVEPPSPKMVAPSPLKVIEGPKVVSVQLGDGTKIKGTVLPVSTIQNASSAMLMAASVAQQKAVVLPSKAVAKNIISLVPQALPKANDARAGAGGTLAQPATVTTVANQKVNGTTVVVMQPQKSSPTLAGTVISRSQSSLVEAFNKILNSKNLLPTYKPNLIPPADSSLSLPPLGYRCLECGDAFALEKSLARHYDRRSMRIEVTCNHCTKRLVFFNKCSLLLHAREHKDKGLVMQCSHLVMRPIALDQMIGQPDITPLVSVAALGAGKVAAVTAAGVAQEAVAAATNGAASQDPPALPLNGTAEQNTTNSCQCLECKEQCKDKAGLTAHFQQAAAPSSSCTVCSACPMIMPNRCSFAAHQRMHKNRPPHVCPECGGNFLLANFEAHLKEACLHFSRRIGYRCPSCSVVFGGVNSIKSHIQTSHCEVFHKCPICPMAFKSAPSAHAHIYTQHPGFSNQQSKMIYKCAMCDTVFTHKPLLSSHFDQHLLNQRVSVFKCPDCPLLFAQKRTMLEHLKNSHQPQKPKEDPVKKPVVAPLTPKQEPAEEEPPPPATKVSESSSSSSSEDEEPPSSPEVRKSKRGRFQRKGETGGRSRSNGWTCGICHSWFPERDEYVVHMKKIHGKCVKKFPCRLCERSFCSAPSLRRHVRVNHEGIKRVYPCRYCTEGKRTFSSRLILEKHIQVRHGIKVTDETRSQEVLITRMGARNAQASGRKRKLSSDEGDSCSEEPDSTTPPSKTPKGDRKSSYHCRKCGYVASTAAEFQEHIPQHRTGESAHQCRECGLCFTSQVSLNRHRFITHKKKRGAVAAEEGSPRGDPEEGSPPAAGGKLSCTVCGKGFDTQLNLKTHFRTHGMAFIKARQNVGAEN